The following coding sequences are from one Leptospiraceae bacterium window:
- a CDS encoding phage tail family protein codes for MKFKFVDSATTPNELDISTLSAAGEKYYPKIESYNPKLNNDTLEKFGKSGSFAIGDNTFKENDFKLNMYILAKTDIQYREKVLNIINFFKPKNAPFFLHIEYDDTTVLSMSVQVKGFPHKYKSEGLEHRISDFSIDLKLLDPFLEDVDYTEETHAGLNSGDTFTVTIADTLCYEAFPVFVITSNGFNPSIVLANDANDGSILLSDSNFNTGSIMTVSSETGEIKLGTNIKANIKQNGYFLKFEQGANEILYQGSNSVDITVRYKKRYLL; via the coding sequence ATGAAGTTTAAATTTGTAGATTCGGCAACAACCCCTAATGAGTTGGATATATCGACGTTATCCGCAGCAGGTGAAAAATATTATCCTAAGATAGAATCGTATAACCCAAAATTAAATAACGATACATTGGAAAAATTTGGTAAATCCGGTTCATTCGCAATAGGGGATAACACGTTTAAAGAAAACGATTTTAAACTTAACATGTATATATTAGCGAAAACAGATATTCAATACAGAGAAAAAGTTTTGAACATTATCAATTTTTTCAAACCAAAAAACGCACCATTTTTTCTTCACATAGAATACGACGATACTACAGTATTATCAATGTCGGTTCAAGTTAAGGGGTTCCCACACAAATATAAATCAGAAGGGCTAGAACATCGAATATCAGATTTTTCAATTGATTTAAAACTTTTGGATCCATTTTTAGAGGACGTCGACTATACAGAAGAAACTCATGCGGGTCTTAATTCAGGTGACACCTTCACAGTTACGATAGCCGATACATTATGTTATGAAGCATTCCCTGTTTTCGTAATTACGTCTAACGGTTTTAATCCGTCAATAGTCCTTGCCAATGATGCAAACGATGGTTCAATATTATTATCCGATTCTAATTTTAATACAGGTAGCATAATGACAGTTAGCTCAGAGACTGGGGAAATAAAATTAGGCACTAATATAAAAGCCAACATAAAGCAAAATGGGTATTTTCTAAAATTCGAACAGGGAGCTAATGAAATTTTATACCAAGGTTCGAATTCAGTAGATATAACAGTGAGATATAAAAAGAGGTATTTACTTTAA